One genomic segment of Drosophila melanogaster chromosome 3R includes these proteins:
- the ninaG gene encoding ninaG, isoform B encodes MGMKFQKILVLAGIVIGFLSIIVVLAGTLLKNSVPNVLAPVERHFAFDYVIVGGGTGGSTLTSLLAKNSNGSVLLIEAGGQFGLLSRIPLLTTFQQKGINDWSFLSVPQKHSSRGLIERRQCLPRGKGLGGSANLNYMLHFDGHGPDFDSWRDHHNLSDWSWAQMRSFMAAAKPKNPDMLEIPRRYSKLTEALEEAQAQFAYKDWIFRRSLYNIRNGLRHSVVQQFLNPVIHHSNLRLLPDALVKRIQLAPSPFLQATSILVGIKDEENREKEFSIELLMASGIGDVSALKKLGIPAQHSLPLVGHNLHDHFNLPLFVSMGVTGPTLNQNTLLNPMTLINYLSSGSGPLGNFGVLGNVVSYGGLGAPPYGITFFGAGAIDESALMSISNFKGPAFRALFPRYYNSSQEGFVVISSCLQPKSRGSVGLLNRHMRRNPLIDPNYLSSEEDVACTISAIRSAVELVNSTAFAALHPRIHWPRVQECSNFGPFERDFFDNRPSDQYLECLMRHVGLGSHHPGGTCALGSVVDSQLRLKGVSNVRVVDASVLPRPISGNPNSVVVAIALRAASWILKSELQAGDSK; translated from the exons ATGGGCATGAAATTCCAAA AGATCCTGGTTTTGGCTGGTATTGTAATAGGATTCCTCTCCATCATCGTTGTCCTGGCCGGCACGCTGCTTAAGAACTCCGTACCCAATGTCTTGGCACCAGTGGAGCGGCACTTTGCATTTGACTACGTGATTG TGGGTGGTGGAACTGGAGGCAGCACACTTACCTCGCTACTGGCCAAAAACAGCAATGGGAGTGTTCTTCTCATCGAGGCAGGTGGTCAGTTTGGCCTCCTGAGTCGGATTCCCTTGCTGACCACCTTTCAGCAGAAGGGCATCAATGACTGGTCGTTCCTTTCTGTGCCACAGAAACACTCCTCCAGAGGTCTCATTGAACGAAGGCAGTGCCTCCCGAGGGGCAAAGGACTGGGTGGATCCGCCAATCTGAACTACATGCTGCACTTCGATGGTCATGGACCGGATTTTGATTCCTGGCGGGATCACCACAATCTTAGCGATTGGAGCTGGGCCCAAATGAGATCTTTTATGGCTGCCGCCAAGCCCAAGAACCCAGACATGCTCGAAATTCCCCGTCGCTACTCCAAATTAACTGAAGCTTTGGAGGAAGCGCAGGCGCAGTTTGCCTACAAGGATTGGATCTTTAGACGCTCATTGTATAATATTAGGAATGGTTTGCGTCATTCGGTGGTACAGCAGTTCCTTAACCCGGTCATACATCACTCCAATCTGCGCCTGCTGCCGGATGCTTTGGTGAAACGGATTCAACTTGCCCCAAGTCCGTTCCTCCAAGCCACCTCGATTCTCGTGGGGATTAAGGACGAGGAGAACAGGGAGAAAGAATTTAGCATCGAG CTCCTGATGGCATCTGGAATTGGAGACGTGTCCGCCCTGAAGAAACTTGGTATTCCCGCTCAGCATAGCTTGCCTTTGGTGGGCCACAACCTGCACGACCACTTTAATCTTCCGCTTTTCGTATCGATGGGAGTCACTGGACCCACACTAAACCAGAACACTCTCTTGAATCCCATGACCTTGATCAACTACCTGAGCTCTGGTTCGGGACCCTTGGGGAACTTTGGAGTGCTGGGAAATGTAGTCAGCTATGGAGGATTGGGAGCCCCGCCCTACGGCATCACCTTCTTTGGAGCCGGCGCCATCGACGAGTCTGCTCTGATGTCCATATCAAATTTCAAAGGTCCAGCATTCCGGGCGCTCTTTCCACGCTATTACAATTCCTCGCAGGAGGGATTCGTGGTCATCTCCAGCTGCCTGCAACCAAAGTCGCGTGGATCTGTGGGACTCCTTAACAGACACATGCGAAGGAATCCCCTAATAGATCCAAACTATCTTAGCAGCGAAGAGGACGTGGCCTGCACCATTTCCGCCATTCGAAGTGCAGTCGAG CTGGTCAACTCTACTGCCTTTGCTGCACTGCATCCCCGCATCCATTGGCCGCGCGTGCAGGAGTGCTCCAACTTTGGTCCCTTCGAGCGAGATTTCTTCGACAACCGTCCATCGGATCAATACCTGGAGTGTCTGATGCGGCACGTTGGCTTGGGATCCCATCATCCGGGTGGAACATGCGCCCTCGGCAGCGTTGTGGACTCGCAATTAAG ATTAAAAGGGGTATCCAATGTGCGGGTGGTAGATGCTAGTG TACTACCCCGTCCGATCTCGGGAAATCCCAACTCGGTGGTGGTGGCCATCGCGTTGAGAGCCGCCTCTTGGATTCTGAAGAGCGAACTGCAGGCCGGTGATTCGAAATGA
- the ninaG gene encoding ninaG, isoform A, with translation MGMKFQKILVLAGIVIGFLSIIVVLAGTLLKNSVPNVLAPVERHFAFDYVIVGGGTGGSTLTSLLAKNSNGSVLLIEAGGQFGLLSRIPLLTTFQQKGINDWSFLSVPQKHSSRGLIERRQCLPRGKGLGGSANLNYMLHFDGHGPDFDSWRDHHNLSDWSWAQMRSFMAAAKPKNPDMLEIPRRYSKLTEALEEAQAQFAYKDWIFRRSLYNIRNGLRHSVVQQFLNPVIHHSNLRLLPDALVKRIQLAPSPFLQATSILVGIKDEENREKEFSIEVRRELILCAGAYQTPQLLMASGIGDVSALKKLGIPAQHSLPLVGHNLHDHFNLPLFVSMGVTGPTLNQNTLLNPMTLINYLSSGSGPLGNFGVLGNVVSYGGLGAPPYGITFFGAGAIDESALMSISNFKGPAFRALFPRYYNSSQEGFVVISSCLQPKSRGSVGLLNRHMRRNPLIDPNYLSSEEDVACTISAIRSAVELVNSTAFAALHPRIHWPRVQECSNFGPFERDFFDNRPSDQYLECLMRHVGLGSHHPGGTCALGSVVDSQLRLKGVSNVRVVDASVLPRPISGNPNSVVVAIALRAASWILKSELQAGDSK, from the exons ATGGGCATGAAATTCCAAA AGATCCTGGTTTTGGCTGGTATTGTAATAGGATTCCTCTCCATCATCGTTGTCCTGGCCGGCACGCTGCTTAAGAACTCCGTACCCAATGTCTTGGCACCAGTGGAGCGGCACTTTGCATTTGACTACGTGATTG TGGGTGGTGGAACTGGAGGCAGCACACTTACCTCGCTACTGGCCAAAAACAGCAATGGGAGTGTTCTTCTCATCGAGGCAGGTGGTCAGTTTGGCCTCCTGAGTCGGATTCCCTTGCTGACCACCTTTCAGCAGAAGGGCATCAATGACTGGTCGTTCCTTTCTGTGCCACAGAAACACTCCTCCAGAGGTCTCATTGAACGAAGGCAGTGCCTCCCGAGGGGCAAAGGACTGGGTGGATCCGCCAATCTGAACTACATGCTGCACTTCGATGGTCATGGACCGGATTTTGATTCCTGGCGGGATCACCACAATCTTAGCGATTGGAGCTGGGCCCAAATGAGATCTTTTATGGCTGCCGCCAAGCCCAAGAACCCAGACATGCTCGAAATTCCCCGTCGCTACTCCAAATTAACTGAAGCTTTGGAGGAAGCGCAGGCGCAGTTTGCCTACAAGGATTGGATCTTTAGACGCTCATTGTATAATATTAGGAATGGTTTGCGTCATTCGGTGGTACAGCAGTTCCTTAACCCGGTCATACATCACTCCAATCTGCGCCTGCTGCCGGATGCTTTGGTGAAACGGATTCAACTTGCCCCAAGTCCGTTCCTCCAAGCCACCTCGATTCTCGTGGGGATTAAGGACGAGGAGAACAGGGAGAAAGAATTTAGCATCGAGGTAAGAAGAGAGCTAATCCTCTGCGCTGGCGCTTACCAAACTCCTCAGCTCCTGATGGCATCTGGAATTGGAGACGTGTCCGCCCTGAAGAAACTTGGTATTCCCGCTCAGCATAGCTTGCCTTTGGTGGGCCACAACCTGCACGACCACTTTAATCTTCCGCTTTTCGTATCGATGGGAGTCACTGGACCCACACTAAACCAGAACACTCTCTTGAATCCCATGACCTTGATCAACTACCTGAGCTCTGGTTCGGGACCCTTGGGGAACTTTGGAGTGCTGGGAAATGTAGTCAGCTATGGAGGATTGGGAGCCCCGCCCTACGGCATCACCTTCTTTGGAGCCGGCGCCATCGACGAGTCTGCTCTGATGTCCATATCAAATTTCAAAGGTCCAGCATTCCGGGCGCTCTTTCCACGCTATTACAATTCCTCGCAGGAGGGATTCGTGGTCATCTCCAGCTGCCTGCAACCAAAGTCGCGTGGATCTGTGGGACTCCTTAACAGACACATGCGAAGGAATCCCCTAATAGATCCAAACTATCTTAGCAGCGAAGAGGACGTGGCCTGCACCATTTCCGCCATTCGAAGTGCAGTCGAG CTGGTCAACTCTACTGCCTTTGCTGCACTGCATCCCCGCATCCATTGGCCGCGCGTGCAGGAGTGCTCCAACTTTGGTCCCTTCGAGCGAGATTTCTTCGACAACCGTCCATCGGATCAATACCTGGAGTGTCTGATGCGGCACGTTGGCTTGGGATCCCATCATCCGGGTGGAACATGCGCCCTCGGCAGCGTTGTGGACTCGCAATTAAG ATTAAAAGGGGTATCCAATGTGCGGGTGGTAGATGCTAGTG TACTACCCCGTCCGATCTCGGGAAATCCCAACTCGGTGGTGGTGGCCATCGCGTTGAGAGCCGCCTCTTGGATTCTGAAGAGCGAACTGCAGGCCGGTGATTCGAAATGA
- the Sptz gene encoding spastizin gives MEDQQEENMQQLLNLLPKDQRQIFEIFIQWLNGKSSGPIQLHQNALLTVLQASPYPALQLLQLLHERSKLHIGQIISTLLRQLLDGDVASPRSLCVLANFPASVLEASTLRQKLMTRLVVDSITSEHLMLTMLARSDGQLLDDLLHEQQLTMRAQCSEAAPTKLLVLWLALNEREHFVASVCQHLKDFKCFQDVTLRNNLLILRLANEFALGSQTLEELGCLEKLLAEFDVSAVPEKLQEVHGFFYADFQRLSTLLNFLRPREISKTLRVDALLRAPGVLPLIHENGIHFKHQELHRLIEDTYKWQQLTPALKCHHQEEVEILSYYTALCHVYDVVLDQGEQTTKTKLVQLSVQLRQLHQLGALCSLLEDIFLLVFLRWEQLEPNSQRKGEDGENDEEDDEQYVDDDVASPPRPTAVHSQRTRYGFICRSASLHALFTFLKAFVTKKIHSQDYKSAPEQQGRFQRLVDAISEALWKLGVLQKIEQSLLKSAPSISCLLEPDQLLQLVQLHSTAKKKASSDDESRERSNHASSLNRRKARRQRRAVSFSGGVAGKASADGGLAMEQLRARAQLLSGSGSRKNSSVTSPCERSIIPKMLSTPEQLAIMALALKNFNDVKKIIETFHLEHSQLNRELHFMEQQQLVKQKLSAIYANYQILEGQQANSGETTVEQIKGVAAKGFELSKIISVVDNFSQAHRLQQSPELKALIQRHNTSAQQGFLQQFEERNLNALIICDLIVNLGFNREITSNLLLVIRRQQQQKKGGDEASNTPGSSELGAMNLLQNLCECMRLLERSGQQAALNELLSLKSYPLRPAVLALQLQREAAFQTLYQKEPSEYSHGHELRSNANQFQQLRSRHNYYARFCTYVQQLARLLQLRDPNLEYHTTQLLRNDPYEVIGELIYECGITPLEIEASVAALHLNLVHVIALNICPQLSEEPTKRLPRVVAPQKQESIHNYISQHNQLLAHILLAIQLGSLPDGDADVDFSFLGHLVHLSEVNVLASVYDGNRVLAALNAYKLESARLDQLVTDQEQLLQILLLGMSGQTDSPNRHKSRIDQLIGDLIEKDPRNIHLVVHMGNLGQRAQLLKEHFTRIPSSQQAKELIERTLHHRSAAKSIPTALRSELEHTLSDITIYARVSALLKFESWPQAYDFGRQTPNVIFEQLLQRRRFGLCLEWSRVVYLAGSAGQQRVCLLTLLDALLELRDGEELDESLLGIVEMFPPNPLVNFLDTHKDKFRSLPLLQWVIDYLEGHARDPRLYRNYQLSLEFLRQMDTNERSPFWKLIRHPLLIVEQLVMNARFELLGKLLDAARSKLLKERPLGPCPYCFDKTGHVYDVQSSAGLGSGAGETPAKIRFQLGQTTSEAFILLNFNSYQQDHFVGQDCLDLLLRIYASKALDYHVANVRAASEPSSLGTDVHNSLDSLCGAFVMPKQAPNRQQWTRDEEASHCMCCRRAAFTMLMRRHHCRRCGRVVCYACSTHRIRIPELYDELEVRICNDCAACSTPAKDQGDGTSSERSAISGQVSKSSGRSDSCKWQLSGIITHDKLLREEFSYEHAPSVALSLSILRNHVEQRSCVDLLLFHCRKLEKLIVPNPEVDYGLVAKMINCLAFAAKVRGAPGELENIREHSEIIMAVVQQGCESLIPTGPLNNHNLRKLADALVEAEHWTLALEVHLKCGFATTGVMAAHGLACLRAGCYDAAREKFAHCMTRLSSEQLNSSICKNIFGVASTEAVLLPRKRPQRGPALLQEILQLIAAIPQVQTQPETLHRASLIRSSNTSLASLFTRRREPYVQPRPLQEPALNIMNALAGLKNLAKGQYGGQMPTSEESRRQERGFEESLHYVLTYGSHADILTFLMRREELRAALRYWQHQQLDADLFIHHIFYPQLANGGLNVLMDELQQLDDAQFTAWRLPLLQTCRHLEQQQQLSSLYQLQLLLKDPIRASMTCVKFYALQCENFQKLHANAQHLLSALRHLQGELDMAEWEHLQRQQARRNSVSSTASVRGACFAMQMDARALNGHINTIRRQLEVAKFLDKCEREQPPDEPLRTIQTLKQIRLESSRGTLPTLFEGAADRIQICILILMCGKNIDEGFGLAYGIMQDFKLAALKVFGATAKYLSRNQRLGEVERLLDCIGSNNGGDISTESDEILSIAINAAVHSSAPETKQMLDRLIKRIGSVELRVSSYIYIGQLKSAYLLANKHDRLADIRRILRQAELTGQVHIKKLCDMKLQLSAAPTPL, from the exons ATGGAGGACCAGCAGGAGGAGAATATGCAGCAGCTGCTAAACTTGTTGCCCAAGGATCAGCGGCAGATCTTTGAG ATCTTTATCCAGTGGCTCAATGGCAAGTCCTCCGGGCCCATTCAATTGCACCAGAACGCCCTGCTAACCGTGCTTCAGGCGTCGCCCTATCCCGCCCTGCAACTGCTACAGTTGCTCCACGAACGGTCCAAACTGCACATTGGACAAATAATTTCCACCTTGCTTCGACAGCTGCTAGATGGCGATGTCGCATCGCCGCGTTCCCTTTGTGTGCTGGCCAATTTTCCGGCAAGCGTTTTGGAGGCCTCTACACTTCGTCAGAAATTGATGACTCGTCTAGTGGTTGATTCCATAACCAGTGAACACTTAATGCTGACCATGTTGGCGCGCAGCGATGGACAACTCCTGGATGATCTGTTGCATGAGCAGCAACTGACCATGCGGGCGCAGTGTAGTGAGGCGGCGCCCACTAAACTTTTGGTCCTGTGGCTGGCTCTCAACGAAAGGGAGCACTTTGTAGCCAGCGTGTGCCAACATCTCAAGGACTTTAAGTGCTTTCAGGATGTCACGTTGAGGAATAACCTGCTTATCCTTCGACTCGCCAATGAGTTTGCTCTGGGCTCGCAAACTTTGGAAGAGCTGGGATGCCTGGAAAAATTGCTAGCGGAATTCGATGTCAGCGCTGTGCCTGAGAAATTGCAGGAAGTTCACGGGTTTTTCTATGCTGACTTTCAACGCCTGTCCACTTTGCTTAATTTCTTGCGTCCGCGGGAGATAAGCAAAACGCTAAGAGTTGATGCACTTCTGCGGGCGCCAGGCGTTCTGCCCTTGATCCATGAAAATGGTATTCATTTCAAGCACCAAGAGCTACACCGTTTGATTGAAGATACTTACAAATGGCAGCAGCTGACCCCTGCACTAAAGTGTCACCACCAGGAGGAGGTGGAGATTCTGAGCTACTACACCGCTCTCTGTCATGTGTACGATGTGGTCCTCGACCAAGGCGAACAAACGACGAAGACCAAGTTGGTACAGCTTTCCGTGCAGTTAAGGCAGCTGCATCAGCTGGGCGCCTTGTGCTCGCTGTTGGAGGACATCTTCCTCTTGGTTTTTCTTCGCTGGGAACAGCTTGAGCCCAACAGTCAGCGGAAAGGGGAAGATGGCGAGAATGACGAGGAAGATGATGAACAGTACGTCGATGATGACGTTGCCTCTCCACCACGTCCAACCGCTGTTCACAGCCAGCGCACGCGTTACGGATTCATCTGCCGCTCGGCCTCGCTGCACGCTCTGTTCACCTTCCTCAAGGCGTTTGTCACCAAAAAGATTCATTCACAAGACTACAAGAGCGCACCGGAGCAGCAAGGTAGATTTCAGCGCCTGGTGGATGCTATTAGCGAAGCTCTGTGGAAGCTGGGAGTTTTACAAAAGATAGAACAGTCACTGCTCAAATCGGCGCCATCGATCAGCTGCCTGCTAGAGCCTGATCAGCTGCTCCAGCTGGTTCAACTTCACAGCACAGCCAAGAAAAAGGCCTCCAGCGACGACGAAAGCCGGGAACGCAGCAACCATGCCTCCAGTCTCAACCGGCGGAAGGCTCGAAGGCAGCGACGGGCGGTCAGCTTTAGTGGAGGAGTAGCTGGAAAAGCATCCGCGGATGGAGGTCTCGCAATGGAGCAGCTGCGGGCACGAGCTCAATTACttagtggcagtggcagcaggAAAAATTCTTCGGTAACCTCTCCATGTGAGCGGTCCATTATTCCCAAAATGCTTAGCACGCCAGAACAATTGGCCATCATGGCGCTCGCCCTAAAGAATTTTAACGATGTTAAGAAGATCATCGAG ACTTTTCACCTGGAGCACAGCCAATTAAACCGTGAGCTACATTtcatggagcagcagcagctggtgAAGCAGAAACTGTCCGCCATTTACGCCAACTATCAGATTTTAGAGGGGCAGCAGGCCAACTCTGGCGAGACCACCGTGGAGCAAATTAAGGGCGTGGCAGCTAAGGGTTTTGAGTTGTCCAAGATCATCAGCGTTGTGGACAATTTTTCGCAGGCCCACCGTCTTCAGCAAAGCCCAGAACTAAAGGCGCTCATCCAGCGACACAATACTAGCGCACAACAGGGATTCCTACAACAGTTCGAGGAGCGCAATCTGAACGCCCTAATCATATGTGATCTTATAGTGAATCTGGGCTTCAATCGTGAAATCACAAGCAACCTTTTACTGGTCATTCGacgccaacagcagcagaagaaggGCGGCGACGAGGCGTCCAATACGCCTGGTTCGTCTGAGCTCGGAGCTATGAATCTCCTGCAGAATCTCTGTGAGTGCATGCGTTTGTTAGAGCGATCTGGTCAGCAGGCTGCACTGAATGAGTTGCTCTCTCTGAAGAGTTATCCATTGAGGCCGGCAGTCTTGGCTCTACAACTTCAACGGGAGGCTGCGTTTCAAACGCTCTACCAGAAGGAGCCATCCGAGTACTCGCATGGGCATGAGCTGCGCTCCAACGCCAATCAGTTCCAACAGCTGCGTTCGCGTCACAACTACTACGCCCGCTTCTGCACGTATGTCCAACAACTAGCCCGCCTCTTGCAGCTCAGGGATCCCAACCTGGAGTATCACACTACCCAGCTGCTTCGCAACGATCCCTACGAAGTTATTGGCGAACTGATCTACGAGTGTGGCATAACACCCTTGGAGATCGAGGCAAGTGTCGCTGCACTACACCTTAATCTCGTCCACGTCATTGCTCTCAACATTTGTCCCCAATTGAGCGAGGAACCCACCAAAAGATTGCCACGCGTTGTAGCTCCACAGAAGCAGGAATCCATTCACAACTATATTTCGCAACACAACCAGTTGTTGGCCCATATATTGCTGGCCATACAGCTAGGAAGTCTTCCCGACGGCGATGCAGATGTGGACTTTTCTTTTCTGGGTCACCTGGTTCATTTGTCTGAAGTGAATGTTCTGGCTTCCGTGTACGACGGCAACCGTGTGCTGGCCGCTTTAAATGCCTACAAGCTGGAAAGTGCGCGACTGGATCAGTTGGTGACGGATCAGGAACAATTATTGCAGATTCTTCTCCTTGGTATGAGTGGACAAACAG ATTCCCCCAATCGTCACAAGTCACGGATTGACCAACTTATTGGTGATCTTATTGAAAAGGATCCGCGTAATATACATCTTGTGGTCCACATGGGGAATCTGGGACAGCGAGCACAGCTGCTCAAGGAGCACTTCACGCGTATTCCCAGCAGCCAGCAGGCCAAGGAGCTAATAGAACGCACCTTGCACCATCGTTCGGCAGCTAAGTCAATTCCCACCGCCCTGCGCAGTGAACTGGAGCACACGCTGTCTGACATCACCATATACGCTAGAGTCTCGGCTCTGCTCAAATTCGAGAGCTGGCCACAGGCCTACGACTTTGGACGTCAGACGCCGAATGTGATCTTCGAGCAGTTGCTGCAGAGACGGCGATTTGGTCTGTGTTTGGAGTGGAGTCGGGTGGTTTACCTTGCTGGATCCGCGGGGCAGCAGCGGGTGTGCTTGCTCACCCTATTGGATGCTCTCTTGGAATTGAGGGATGGCGAGGAGCTGGATGAATCCCTTTTGGGCATTGTGGAGATGTTTCCACCCAATCCATTGGTGAATTTCCTGGATACACATAAGGATAAGTTTAGATCGCTGCCACTTCTGCAGTGGGTGATCGATTACCTGGAGGGTCACGCCCGTGATCCACGTCTATACAGGAACTATCAGCTATCCCTTGAATTCCTACGACAAATGGATACCAACGAGCGATCTCCGTTTTGGAAGCTAATCCGTCATCCTTTGCTCATCGTAGAGCAGTTAGTGATGAATGCTCGCTTTGAATTGCTGGGAAAGCTACTAGATGCGGCTCGTTCCAAGTTGCTAAAGGAGAGACCACTTGGACCATGTCCGTACTGTTTTGACAAAACGGGCCATGTCTATGATGTCCAGTCCAGTGCTGGTTTAGGAAGTGGAGCGGGAGAAACACCGGCAAAGATACGTTTTCAACTGGGACAAACAACATCCGAGGCTTTTATTCTGCTCAACTTCAATTCCTACCAGCAGGATCACTTTGTGGGTCAGGATTGTTTGGACCTATTACTGCGAATTTACGCCAGCAAAGCTCTGGACTACCATGTGGCGAATGTGCGTGCTGCTTCTGAGCCCAGTTCTCTTGGCACAGATGTACATAATTCACTGGACTCTCTTTGTGGTGCCTTCGTGATGCCCAAGCAAGCACCCAACCGACAGCAGTGGACGCGGGACGAGGAGGCCAGCCACTGCATGTGCTGTCGCCGAGCAGCATTCACTATGTTGATGCGGAGACATCATTGCCGTAGGTGCGGGCGGGTGGTATGCTACGCCTGCTCCACCCATCGAATACGCATCCCAGAGCTTTACGACGAGTTGGAGGTGCGGATCTGCAACGATTGTGCAGCGTGCAGCACGCCTGCCAAGGATCAAGGTGATGGCACTTCTAGTGAGCGGAGTGCTATCTCGGGACAAGTATCAAAATCTTCTGGACGGAGTGATTCCTGCAAATGGCAGTTGAGTGGGATTATTACACACGATAAACTGCTGCGCGAGGAGTTCTCCTATGAACACGCGCCCAGTGTGGCCCTCAGTTTGTCCATACTTCGCAATCATGTCGAGCAGCGCAGTTGCGTTGATTTGCTGCTCTTCCACTGTCGCAAACTGGAAAAGCTAATTGTGCCCAATCCAGAGGTGGACTACGGTTTGGTGGCCAAGATGATAAACTGTCTGGCTTTCGCCGCAAAA GTTCGTGGCGCACCAGGAGAGCTGGAAAACATTCGTGAGCACTCGGAAATTATAATGGCAGTGGTTCAGCAGGGCTGTGAGTCGCTGATCCCAACTGGACCGCTCAATAACCACAATCTGCGCAAGCTGGCTGACGCTTTGGTGGAAGCGGAGCACTGGACTCTAGCTCTGGAAGTGCATCTGAAGTGTGGTTTCGCCACCACCGGCGTAATGGCGGCCCACGGACTAGCCTGCCTTCGTGCTGGTTGCTATGATGCAG CCCGAGAAAAGTTTGCGCACTGCATGACTCGCCTCTCAAGTGAGCAGCTCAATAGCAGCATCTGTAAGAACATTTTCGGAGTGGCTTCTACGGAGGCAGTGCTCTTGCCCAGAAAGCGACCACAGCGCGGACCGGCACTGCTTCAAGAAATCCTACAGTTGATAGCCGCCATTCCTCAAGTTCAAACCCAACCGGAGACCCTTCACCGAGCCTCACTTATTCGTAGTTCGAATACTTCTCTGGCCTCACTTTTCACACGACGTCGGGAGCCCTACGTTCAGCCACGTCCGCTCCAGGAACCGGCTTTGAACATCATGAACGCGCTGGCAGGACTCAAGAACCTAGCCAAGGGACAGTATGGTGGCCAAATGCCAACTAGCGAGGAAAGTCGCCGGCAGGAGCGTGGCTTCGAGGAATCACTGCACTATGTGCTTACCTATGGGAGTCACGCCGATATTCTCACCTTTCTGATGCGCCGCGAAGAGCTGCGGGCAGCACTTCGCTACTGGCAGCACCAGCAGTTGGACGCGGATCTCTTTATCCATCACATATTCTACCCGCAGCTGGCCAACGGCGGCCTAAACGTTTTGATGGACGAACTGCAGCAGCTGGACGACGCTCAATTCACTGCCTGGCGTCTGCCACTACTGCAGACCTGTCGACatctggagcagcagcagcaactcagTTCGCTGTAccaactgcagctgctgctaAAGGATCCCATCCGGGCCAGCATGACGTGCGTGAAGTTCTACGCCTTGCAGTGCGAGAACTTTCAGAAGCTGCATGCCAACGCCCAGCACTTGCTGTCTGCCCTCAGGCATCTTCAGGGTGAACTGGATATGGCGGAATGGGAGCAcctgcagcggcagcaggcTCGCAGAAACAGCGTGAGTAGCACAGCAAGCGTTCGAGGTGCCTGCTTCGCCATGCAAATGGATGCCAGGGCTCTCAATGGACACATCAATACCATCCGGCGACAGTTGGAAGTGGCTAAGTTCTTGGACAAGTGTGAGCGAGAACAGCCGCCAGATGAGCCACTACGAACTATACAAACTCTGAAGCAG ATTCGACTAGAGTCCAGTCGAGGAACTCTACCTACTCTGTTCGAAGGCGCCGCAGATCGGATACAAATTTGCATTCTGATCCTCATGTGCGGTAAGAACATAGACGAAGGTTTTGGCCTGGCTTACGG cattATGCAGGACTTCAAGCTGGCTGCACTTAAGGTGTTTGGAGCCACTGCTAAGTACCTGTCGAGAAATCAGCGCTTGGGTGAGGTAGAGCGTCTGCTGGACTGCATAGGAAGCAACAACGGCGGAGACATTTCCACGGAGTCCGATGAAATACTCTCGATTGCCATTAATGCTGCTGTGCACAGCAGTGCGCCGGAGACGAAACAGATGCTGGATCGGTTGATCAAACGCATCGGCAGCGTGGAGCTACGAGTCTCCTCCTACATCTACATTGGGCAGCTTAAATCCGCCTATCTGCTGGCCAACAAGCACGATCGATTGGCGGATATCCGGCGAATCCTGCGGCAGGCGGAGCTTACCGGTCAGGTTCACATCAAGAAACTGTGCGATATGAAGCTCCAGCTAAGCGCCGCGCCAACGCCTCTGTGA
- the Dtd gene encoding D-aminoacyl-tRNA deacylase, isoform B: protein MRAVIQRVKAAKVTVLDELVSSIGPGLCVLVGIKASDTAKDVEYLVRKILALRLFEEEGKRWQKSVKDLNLELLCVSQFTLYHRLKGNKPDFLAAMKGEEAQELYNQFLDRLGQSYDSTKIKDGKFGAYMQVHIENDGPVTINLESPEQKDTDREVDK, encoded by the exons ATGCGTGCGGTTATACAAAGGGTTAAGGCTGCCAAAGTGACGG TGTTGGATGAGCTGGTGTCCTCCATTGGACCAGGCCTGTGCGTGCTGGTGGGAATCAAGGCCAGCGACACCGCCAAGGATGTTGAGTATCT TGTCCGGAAAATCTTGGCTCTCCGTTTATTCGAGGAGGAGGGCAAGCGTTGGCAAAAGTCCGTGAAGGATCTGAACCTAGAACTGCTGTGCGTCTCGCAGTTTACACTGTATCACCGCCTTAAGGGCAACAAACCGGATTTTTTGGCTGCCATGAAGGGCGAGGAGGCGCAGGAGTTGTACAATCAATTTTTGGATCGCCTAGGTCAATCCTACGATAGCACCAAGATTAAAG ATGGCAAATTTGGAGCATACATGCAAGTGCACATAGAAAACGATGGACCCGTAACCATTAATTTGGAGTCCCCCGAACAAAAGGATACTGACAGAGAAGTGGACaaatga
- the Dtd gene encoding D-aminoacyl-tRNA deacylase, isoform C, protein MRAVIQRVKAAKVTVLDELVSSIGPGLCVLVGIKASDTAKDVEYL, encoded by the exons ATGCGTGCGGTTATACAAAGGGTTAAGGCTGCCAAAGTGACGG TGTTGGATGAGCTGGTGTCCTCCATTGGACCAGGCCTGTGCGTGCTGGTGGGAATCAAGGCCAGCGACACCGCCAAGGATGTTGAGTATCTGTAG